In Maridesulfovibrio sp., the genomic stretch GCTGCCATCCGGGAATGGATTCCACCGTACTTGAAAAGCTTTTGGAAAGCGGAGCAAAGGGTGTAGTGCTGGAAGGATTCGGAGCCGGGAACACTCCTCCCGGAATAGTACCCGGAATAGAAAAATGCATTGCAGCAGGAATCCCGGTAGTACTCTGTACCCGATGCGTTGAAGGCGGGGTTTGGCCTATCTATGCCTATCCGGGCGGAGCCGCCAATCTTAAGCAGAAAGGGGTTATAATTGCAGGCGGTCTGTCGGCCCTTAAAGCAACCCTGCTCCTGCAAATGCTGCTGGGGTCGGGCTGTCCATGCAGCAGTATTGAAGAAATTTTTGCTGAAGAAAGTGTGTAATAAAAAATCCCCGACTTAGTCGGGGATTTTTTATTACAAGAATGAAGATTTGTTTAGTCTTCGCGACTATCAATTATCAGCAGGTGATAACCGAATTGTGTTTTTACCGGGCCATGAACTTCGCCAACGGCTTCATTGAACACAACGGTATCAAATTCCGGGACCATCTGTCCGGGACGGAACTCACCCAAATTGCCGCCTTGCTGTCCAGAAGGGCAGCTAGAATGCTTTTTTGCCAGTTCACCAAAATCTGCGCCGTCCTGAATTTGTTTTTTCAGGTCCAGACAGGTTTGTTCATCACTAACCAAAAGATGGCGGGCAGATGCTTTTGCCATGTGTGTACTCCTACAAGCTTAAATATAAGATTTTTAATAAACCATGTAATCTTGCCGTTGCGATTTACTACATCGCAAATAATAAAACTTGCATGAATACACGTGAACTGCAAGGTGAAATGCTACACCCTAATTAGGGGAATACCTCCCTGATTCAAAAACACGGAAATATATTTCACTCAAAAAAATCCCCCTGTTCTACAAGTAGAACAGGGGGAATGATTCGATCAATGCGTTTTCTTAAACATTTATGCATAACTTCTTGGGTAAACCGGATTTTTTCCTTCTGACTACATGTCTTCGAGATCAATGCGCTCCGCAATCTCCACCAGCGTGCGTACACCGAACCCGGTCCCTCCGGCAGACCCTGCAGGAGTCTTTTTCTTTCTCCAGGCAGGTCCTGCAATATCAAGATGCGCCCAAGGAGTATCTTCGGGAACGAATTCCTTGAGAAACATCCCGGCATGAATGGTCATGCCTTCGCGGGAGCCCACATTTTTCAAGTCTGCAACCTCGCTCTTAAGCTCTTCTTTATAGATATCCCAGAGCGGCATAGGCCAAAACCGCTCTCCCACGCTCATTCCGGCATCAATGACCAGATTCTGCATAAGCGAGGAGTTATCCATAACCGCCGCAACATTCCATCCAAAGGCCACAATGCATCCACCGGTCAGTGTAGCCAGATCGATGATCGCCGCTGGTTCGTACTGCGCTGAATACGCTATGGCATCACAAAGCAGCAAACGTCCTTCGGCATCGGTATTCAAAATCTCGATTGTCTTACCTGAAAAAGAAGTAACAACCTCGCCCGGACGGGTCGCATTGGCATCCGGCATGTTATCTGCGCAAGGCAGAATGCCTACAATTGGCAGATCAGGCTTTATCTCACCGATCGCCCGGAAAAAACCGAGAATCGCCGCAGCTCCGGCCATATCACACTTCATATCTTCGATGAATCCGGTCGGCTTCAATGAAATCCCTCCGGTATCGAAAGTCACCCCCTTACCTATCAGCACCAGCGGCTTTTGCCCTTCACGATCCTTAGGGCAGTATTCGAGGGTAATCATGCGCGGTTCTTCATTGGAACCACGAAAGACCGATGCATAAGCGCCCATGCCCTTATCAATAATTTCTTTACGTTTCATGGCCTTGAATTTAAATCCAAACTGCTTGGCCATTTTCTTTGCTTCATCAGCTAGATAAACAGGAGTAGCAACATTTGGTGGAAGATTGACCAGATCGCGGGCATAGATGAGGCCCTGCCCTATCGCGAGTCCCCTTGAGAGCATTTCATCCAGATGGCCCGGGGGTTCTTCTTCTGTCAGAAAACGAATTGTTTCCGGCAGATCCTTGGTCTCGTCTTTCTTTGATTTGAACTGGTCAAAGGAATACAGACCTTCCATGACAGCAATAACAAAATGCTGCAGCTTATCTTCAAGTCCCAGTCCCTCAAAAGCCACAAGCGGCACTCCAACAGTGCGGAATTTAAGCTCCCGGCATTTATGCATGGCAGAACCAACAGCCTGTAAAAACTGCTCCACGCCGAATTCTTTTTCTTCACCGAGGCCGACCAACAGCACACGCTGTACGGAAGTTCCGGAACCATAAACGACAGCTGATCCGCCAAGTTCACCGGAAAAATCCCCAAGAGCAGGAGATCCGGCAACCCAATCCGCTTCAGCAGCCATCCATGAAGAAAACCCGGAAAGATACTCGTCGGCACCTTTAAACGCAAAAAAGATTACCGCGTCCGCAGACCATGCAGAGGCAGGCTCATTGACAATGCTGAATTCCATATACTGCTCCGTATCAAGTGCTGAAGTAAAACATGTTTAAGTTCTTCGAAACAAGATTACCGTATTTTAAAGAAGAAATTAAATATAATTATCCCATAAAATTAGTTAGGGCTGATCTGTTCAACAAAAGAAAATGTGCCGTTTTCGTATTTGACGATATCCACAGTTTTCATGGGGACCCTTACTCCTTCAGGATAATCGAAATACCCGGTCACTCCTTTGAAACCCACTGTTTCGGCCAAGGCTACGCGGACCTTCTCGGGATCGGCAACCCCGGCACGTTCGATGGCCTGTGCCAGAAGCATGACCGTATCATAGCCAAGGGCGGCAAAGCCTGATTCGGGTTCCTTTCCGAACATACGTGTATAGCTATCCACAAATTCCTGAACCATTGGTTCCGGATTATCATATGCAACATGTGTGGCAAAATAGATGGAATGTGAGTACTCCTCCGGGATATCACGCAAACATGGAGTATCAAATCCATCACCGGAAACTATTGGCTGATTGAACCCGGCTTTGCGTAATTCGGTTATATATTTAGGAGCATCCGGGGGAATGGATGAGATAAAAATCAGATCCATATCCTTGGATTTATTCTGAGGGCGGGGGTATTCATCTGTACCGGAATTATACCAGACCTCTTCCTCAACATTTCCGCCATACTTGCGGTAACGGCGCTTGAAATACTTTGACAAAGTCTTGGTGAATTCATTTGAAATATCCGTTCCTACAAAGCTGTGGGAAGTGTTCAACCTGCGTTTGGAAAACTTTGCAACTGCACGGGCCTGCATGTTATCACCGAAAGCGGTCATGAAAAAATATTTGCCGTACATGTAAGGCAGGTTCTGCATGGTTGCCCCTGCGGTTATGAAAATAACGTCATTCGCTGTAACCGGTGGAGCCGCAGACATGACATAATCAGTATCATTCAATCCGATCACAGCTACTATATCATCCTGTCCGGCCAGAGCTTCAGCGGCCATGGCCGTAGAATCAAGATTTGAGCGACAATCGGAAATAACAAGACTGAGCTTCCTGCCCAAGATGCCGCCGCCGGAATTGATTATATCCTTTGCCATCTCCATTCCCTGCATGCCGGGTCGATCAATGGCGGCCATTTCCCCGGTAAGGTTATAAAGCACTCCAACTTTGATTGTTTTATCGCCGGCAAAAGCCGAAGGGGATAAAATAAGCATAAAAAGCAGACAGAATGCTAAACGTAAACACATATATCCTCCTGAAACTAAAATACATTTGATTTGGTCAACTTTAAATTTTATCCGCAAATCCGGCTAGCAGAAAATCTATTTCCCCTGTGCGGAAAGCTTGGCCTGCTGGGCCTCTAGAAATCGCTGAAATTTATGAATTTCAGCCTCACGCTTTTCCGGCACCAGTGGAAAATCAGCTTCTTCCCGGTAGCGCTTTTCGGCAATAGTCCGGCTGGCCGGCATTTCAGTACCAAGCCATCCTGAGCTGTCCCTAACCAGTCTCTGAATATAACTTACGCCAAGAAAAGCACGTGTAACTCTGGTATTGTCACGTAACTTACGCATGTCCTTAAACTCTGCTTTGGACGAAACCTCACGGACCATTTTATCAAGACAAACCATTTTCTCCGGCATGCGTGCCTGCTCAAAAACTGCCGCGTGGTTGTTCAATATATGCCCCCGTTCGCCGGCAGTGGCAGGGTCAATATAAAATGCTGCGTAAAGCCCTGACTGATCGTAAACAGAAAGATCAGATGAAAGATCAACTCCAACTCCGCAAGTCAAGCAGGTAACATCGCGGTACCGGGGTAGAACATCCCTCTTGAACCATTCTTCGCTGTTGGAAGGATCGGTAATGGTTCTTTTATTCTCCGGTGCAAATTCTCGGATCGGAGAACGCATCATTGTTCCTGCCAGCAGTTCACTGGTCTGCATCCATGCAGCAACACCAAGCACTCCCTTAAAATCCCTGCGACGTCTCCGGGCCAGAAGAAACAGACCTCGGTAGAGGCGGTCCAGTGTGGTTCCACCCTCTTCACTGGAGTCGAACATTATGTACTCATTAAAATTTCCGGGAAGGGTAAGATTAAAAGGAGTGCGGATCAGGACCGACCCTGTATCGTTGCGCGGAACCAGAAAATCTGCGAGATCATGCCCGTCCGTGGGAAGCCATGCCATGGTTCCACCGATGGTAAGCATAGAACCCAGCACTTTCATATAATCAGCTGCAGCATCACCGAGCCCGCCAACACCTATGGAATACTCAGTCTGCGAAAAACCACGAGAAAAAATATGCCCCTCATCGACACGCGAATGAAAGATCTCTGCAAGAGAACCTGTAACTTTCAAGTCGGAATGCGAGTTTTCACCAGGTACAAACCTGAAACTGCCTATGGGAGAGTCGGCTGACTCCATGCGATCCCAGTTCTCCAGAGCCTGATGTTCCCATTGTACGGACTGTAGAAATTCCATAGCCTCACTACGGGTTGGAAAAATATTAAGGGAACGGGTCATTCCGGCAGTATCAAGCACATTGCGACAGTATTGGCATAGCCCACAGATGGCAAGCGCTCCATTACGGCTGCGCAGGATCTTCATGGTCCGCACAATAAAGCGGATGCCGGCACTGCTCAAATACCGGACCTCAGCCATATCAAAAGCCATGCATGCAAGATTCTCATCAGCAAGAAGCTCTTTCAAGGTAGTGTCCAGCTCTCCAGCACCATAAGCGTCCACCCTTCCTCCCATTGAGACCACAACAGTATCTCCATGTCTGCGAACTTTTATATCCATTCCTTGCTCCTGTTCAACTCAACCACGTAATATGCTATCAGGTACAGAAACAGCATAGCCATAAGCACTGTGGGTTGTGAAGTTGCTTCTGGAAAAACTGTACTATTTTTTGTGGCTCTGATAATTATGTTTATAAGAGGGAGAACTATGAAAAAGAACTTTTATTTCACGGATGATTTCACCGAAAAATATAACGGTAAGCTCATCCCCACAAAAGAGGCGATAAAGTTGCTCATAGCAATGATGCCCGGAACATGGGTATCATCAGGTAAGGACTCGCCCTCAGCTCAAAGAACATTTGTACTTTTTGAGTCTCCCTGTCCTGACACTGAAGAGAAATCTCCATCTTTGGCAGAAGTTTGTATTTTTGCGGAAAGGCCGTCAGAATCTTTTATAGCCGAAAAAAACTTAAAAAATGAAAGGGAAATAAGTGAGGAAGAGTTTGTAAGAATTCTTGAAACCAAAAACGCAAAAGGCCATGTTCATTATATTTGTTTCAAGAAAAGTTCAGATGGTGAATTCTGCGCCATTTGCAATTGCTGCCCCGGTTGCTGCGGACCGCTCAAGTCCGGGAAAAGCAAAGTCCCCTTGCTTGTTCCTTCCGGTTATATCGCCGTTGTTAACCCGCGAAAATGCATAGGATGCGGGCAATGTATGGAATACTGCCCCTTCGGAGCAATGAACCTGCGCAACAAACGGATGCGCATAGATCCCGAACGATGCATGGGATGCGGAGTGTGCACCAACAAATGCCGCAAAGATGCGCTTCGTCTTGCACGCAATAAAAAACATCCCGAGCCTTTCCTTACGGATAAATTTAAAGAATAAAAAAAGATCAGAGCATTCGCAGGCCCGCTGCCATGGCTAGCCGTCAGGAAAAGTACGCCGCAACTCCAAAATCTCATCCAGATTTTCAAAAAACAAATCGGTCAAGTGCGGATCAAAATGTTTACCCTTGCCCATCTCGAAATAATCAATAATTTCTTCGATCGGCCAAGCCTTTTTGTAAACCCGTTCACTGCCAAGTGCGTCAAAGACATCCACAATTCCGATAATACGCCCGTAAATATGAATTTCTTCCCCGGCGAGCGCACGCGGATAGCCTTGCCCGTTCCACCACTCATGGTGCTCATAAGCAACAATGGCAGCGGCCTTAATGATGGGCCGCTCGGAATGTTTTAAAATTTCATGTCCAATGGTGGTATGGGTTTTGATGATTTCAAATTCTTCGGGAGTAAGCCGTCCCGGTTTGTTCAACACAGTGTCAGGAATCCCGATTTTACCGACATCGTGCATGGGAGAGGCAAGACGCAGAAGGTCAGCTTCTTCTTCGCTCAGGCCGTAACGGCGGGCAAGAATATAAGCAAGCTCGGCAACCCTGCGCACATGGTTCGCAGTTTCATTGGAACGGGTCTCCACAACTTCGCCAAGAGTAAGAATAACTTCCTTCTGGGTTTCAATAACTTCATCCTGAATAGCCATCAGTGCGTCCTGAGCTTCACGGCGCACCTTGATCTCATGACGCAGGTCCTTAGTCCTTCTCTCAACTTCAGCTTCAAGATGTTCTTTGTAACGGCGGTTTTCTTTGATCAGGCTGGCCCTTTCAAGGCCCTGTCCCAAAGCATGCTCCAGAATGTTAAGATCAACTATGGGCTTGGTCACGAAATCCCAGGCTCCAAGCCTGACCGCTTTGATGGCATCCTGAATAAGCCCTGCACCGGAAACTACGATGATCGGGGTATCAGGACTTTCAGCTTTCACATATTCAAGGACCCCGAACCCATCAACCTTGGGCATATTCAGGTCTACAAGAACTGCATCCGGCTTTTCTCGCTGAAAAATCTCAATCCCTTCCTGACCATCACAGGCATCAATAGTGTTGAAACCGGAATCACTAAGATAGTCGCAGATTGTTTCCCGCACAAAGTCTTCATCATCGATTACAAGGAGAGTTAATTCAGAATTATCCAATTGTTACCTCTGATCATTTATACTCTTAAGTATCAATATCCACCATTTGATTACAGACATAGCAAAAAAAGCTTCTATTTAAAACTGTTATTCTAAAAGTATAACATCTGCAATAAACAAAAAAAGGCACTGGAAAATAATTTTCCAGTGCCTTGCCTACGTAATGATCGTTATAAAAATTAATCTTCGAAACGCTTCATGGAAATTATGCTGATGGGATCAACCGGAACATCATCCATGGGTCCGTAAGACTTTGTTTTTACTTTCTTAATCTTTTCGACAGCTTCCATACCGTCAACAACCTTACCAAATACGCAGTAACCCCAGCCCTGAGGGTTCTTTCCAGTGTGGTCGAGGAAACCGTTGTCCTTAACGTTGATGAAGAACTGCGCGGTTGCGGAGTGGGGGTCCATAGTACGGGCCATGGCCAGGGTACCCAGTTCGTTTTTAAGCCCGTTGTCAGCTTCGTTTTCAACAGGATCGTGGGTTTCTTTCTGTTTCATAGAGAAGTCAAATCCGCCGCCCTGAATCATAAAATTATTGATAACGCGGTGAAAAAGGGTTCCTTCATAAAAACCTTCGTCAACGTAACGCAGAAAGTTTTCTACGGTTTTGGGAGCTTCTTTCTCGAAAAGTTCAATCAGGACTTCACCTTCAGGTGTTTCCATCAATACCAAGGGATTGGACATATTTAATTCCTCCGATTTTTTATCTTACCCGCTATGGGGATTTCTGATCTACATTAAAACAAAAAAGTACGCTACTCCGAGCATCATAAGCATCAAACTGGGGATGACAACCTTTTTCCATGCAGCCACCATGTCAACTTTGAAGTATTCGCAGGTCAGCAGAAAGCAAATATGCAACGGCGAAGCCATAATCCCTGAAAACCCGCAGAACATGCATAACACTGCCCATGCAGGCAGCTGATCCTGCAGGCCTGAAGCCTGTACCAATCCGACCACAAGCGGCATGGCTGCGCCAACAAATGCCAGAGTTATCCCGGCAATGAAACCGACAAGAAAAGGAACAAACACTGCCGCAGCAATTAGTGCTGCCTCCCCGCCTGCTAAGCGGGCCAGCTCATCAACAACCCCGCAAGACCCGAGAATATCTTTGAAAACAAACACGCAGACAATCAAGAAGATCATATTCAGAAACCGTTTTTCCACCAGCAGTCCCCGAATAATCACCATTGATCCGGCATTTGCGAACATGGAGCAGAAGACCGCGCCCAGCAACGCAAGGACAATGCCCATCTCAAAAGGTATTCCGGGAAAAAAGAAGCTCAGTACGCTTTCAAAAACAAAGGCTCCCGCAATAGCAACAATCAGCGGAAGGCCTTCCTTTAAGACAACCCAGATATCACGGCTGCCGGCTGAAACATAAGTGCCGGTTCCATCCTCTTTTATGGGCAGAACCGAAGGCCTGAGATAGAAAAGATATCCCAGACCTATGCAGGCAAAAAATCCCGGAAAAGTGTAGCCGATAAATTCGAAAATAGTCATCCCGCACAATGATGAGGCGAGAATCATACCCGGATAAAGAGGCCATGCAAGCTCCCATACATGGCGGAACCAATAGTTGACGATAACCTTGTCCTTTCCGGATACATCAAGACCGCTCGCCGCCTCCTGAATCATGGGTGCGGAAAAGATTGCCCCACCCGGCATAGGCAGAAGACCGATAAGCGCTGGAAAGAAAACAAGCCGCAAACGCGGACTTCGCAAGTATCCGGTCATGGAATTCATAATCCTTCCCGCTTGCCCTGTTTTTTCAAGCAAACCGGATAGGATCATAATCAGGGCCACAATCAAAGCCAGAAAAATGGTTTTCTCATCCAGCAGAGCATCCGCGCTGACTTTAAGCACAGTTTCCATATTCATGGAGGTAAGCACGGCCAGCACACCGCCCCCGACCAGAATGGAAAGGCCGACACCAAGTTTGAGCCGGATCCCGGCAAGCATGCATACAAAAACAAAAATAATCTTAAACAAAGGCAAAAGACTTTGAAGGAAATCCATACTATACCCCGAGGGAGGAAAAAAGGTTAGGGAATCAAAACCAAATTTTTACGCGCGATTTTGTTCTGCGGGTCTATCTGCAAAGCCTTGAGCAGCCATTCCTTGGCCTGAGCATTCTCACCACGCATGTAATAAAGCAAGCCCATGTTGATTATATGGTTTACATTCAGCGGCTCAAGTTCACTGGCTCTGCGCAGATCGGACAGGGCAGCATCTAAATCGCCCTGCTGCATATACACTATACCCCTGTTTCCCAGCGCCACGGCATAATCAGGATTCAGCTGTAAAGCCTTGCGGTAGAGCTCCAATGCCGAATAAGAATCACCTTTTCGGCTAAGAATTGCTGCAAGGCTGCTCATAGCTTTATAATGGGAAGGGTCAGCTTTGAAAGCTGCCTTAAAATGTTTTGCAGCTTCGTTGAAATTCTTTTCCCGCTCCAGCAGGTTACCGTAATTGTAGTGCATGTGGTGGTTATTTGCAGTCACAGCCAGTGCACGAGTATAGAGCGTCCTGCTGTCCTTCCAGTATTCGGTCTGGGTATAAGCCGCAGCCAATAATGAAACAATGGCAAACGCCCCCAGTGCAACAGCTGCTTTCCCCGGCACTCGTTTGGAATTAACAAGCCGGGCCGCACCAAAAACAATAACCATATAAATTCCCATAAAAGGAATGTAGGCATAGCGGTCAGCCATGGACTGATCCCCGACCTGAACCAATCCGATAACCGGAACAAGAGTTCCCAGATACCAGAACCAGCTCACTGCACCGAGAGGGAATTTCTTAACAAAGCGGACCGCAACGGCTGAGACTGCAATGAGAAAGACAGCAGCCAGAACGGGCTTCCAAAACGGAATTTCGTGCGGATAAGGATAAAAGACAGCAAGGTCGAACGGGGCAATCATTTTGCCAAGGTAAGCAACCCAAGAAACAAGGGCATTTGAAAGGCGCAGACTTAGGGGGAAGGAATCCACACTCTGCATTGCCCCCCCGCCATGCTGGGCCATGACGGTCAGCACGGAAGAAAGCACGGAAAGCCCGAATAAGGGCAGCTTTTCCAGTATCAATTTACCAAACTGCACAACGGTGTTTTTCGCAAAATCAACACGGTTCAGCGGCCAGACATCCAGCAGGACCAGTGCCGCAGGCAGGGTTACGACCATGGGCTTTGCCAGAATCCCCAGCCCGGTAAAGAAAAAAGTCAGCCCATAGGCGGCCGCATTCCTGTCCTTACCCCAGCCCAGCCAGCTGTGCATGGCACAGAGCCAGAAGAAGGTGGACAGCACATCCTTGCGCTCGGCAACCCAGGCCACGGATTCCACATGAATCGGGTGAACGGCAAAAAGCGCGGCCACAAAAAATGACGGAACCAATCCGCCTTCTTTAAATCCTGATGTCGCCTTGACCAGAAAGAAAAAAAGCAACAACACGTTGCAGAGATGAAAAAAGACGTTGACCAGATGGCGCGCCCCGTCCGAATTTCCGAACAAGGTAGTATCGGCCATATGCGAAACCACTGTCAGCGGATGGTAGTTGGAAAGCTGAAATGTGCTGAACGCCCAACCTATATTTTCGGCTGAAATCCCCTGCATGACCCGCTGGTTGTTTGTTACGTAACTGCCGTCATCGTAAGTAACCAACTCGAAACCGCCGCACTGCGAGTAGATAATGAGGACCAGCACAGAGAGGATTGCCGCAGCAAACAGGCTTTTCTTTAATCCGGTTTCAGCCTGAGAAACACTCATAACTCATCCGCCTGTGCCCTCTGGGGCACATTTTTCAGAAAATCACTCTCGAACCAGCCAAGTCTGTGTGCCATGGTTTCACAGGAACAGCGCAGAACCCCCAGCCCGTAACGCACTGAGCGGGCAAAACTTATTGAAGAAGAATCGTCCATATAACGAGTCGGGCAGGTCACTTCGCCAATGTCGTAACCGGAAAAAATAATCTGGCAGAGCATCTGGTTATCAAAAATGAAATCATCGCTGTTTTCTTCAAACGGAATGTTCTCCAGAAGTTCACGCGAGAATGCCCGGTATCCGGTATGATATTCCGAGAGGTGATAACCGACCAGCAGGTTCTGAAACCATGTCAAAACGCGGTTGGAAATATATTTATAAAGCGGCATTCCACCCCTGCGGGCACCTGTTCCGAGAATCCTTGAACCGAGCATGCAATCAAACACACCGTTAGCTATGGGCGAAATCATGGCTGAGATAATCAGCGGGGTGTACTGGTAATCAGGGTGGACCATGACCACAACATCCGCGCCCATATCAATGGCGGTGCGATAGCAGGTTTTCTGGTTTCCGCCATAGCCCGTATTGCAGGCATGAACCACGGTCTTGATCCCCAGACTTTTGGCCTGTGAAACAGTGTCATCGCGGCTACAGTCATCAACCAGCAAAATCTCATCCACTATATCGGCAGGCAGTTCGTCCAGAGTCTTTTTCAACGTGGATGCCGCATTATAAGCAGGCATTACCATTACAACTTTTTTACCATTAACCATATATAAATATTCTCCTGAAATTCACTGCCAAAATATATTTTTATTTCATTAAATTTTCTTATTCAGATACGAATGCAGGCTTACCACCAAACCTGTAAGCGAATCAAGTTGAGTAAAGTACGGCTGTTGCCTGTGCTTCCGCTTTTTAGTAATCAAGCAGCAACTTTCTTATAAAATCTAGCAGACAGGGATATTTAAAATGCAGGAAACCGAAATAAGGGAATACATCTATAAAATCATCATGGACAAATGTACTGAGGATGAAGAAGCCCGTCAGGATGCCATTGGTGAATTCATCGCCATGACAATGCCCAACATCGATGAAGGAGCGGTCCGAAATATTAAGTCCATGATTCCTCCCATCACCGAGCTTTACGACAAATGGGCGAACATGTTCGTCGAACGTCTGCTCGAAACCGTGCCCCGCAATCAGATTGAAGAACTTTGCAGCGGAACTGCCGATAACGATTCCGCTCTGATTCTGGTTTACATCATGTTCATGGAATCCGAGCGTATGGAAAAACAGGTAGCTGAAGACATCACCTCTTTCGCCCCCACGCAGGATGACGAAGCGGGAAACATAGCAAGTGCATACATCCGCTCCAAGCTGACAATTATCGCCGAAGAGCAGAAAATGAAAGACGCTACCATCCAGTAAGGAGATTTAAAATGTTCAGCAATATCATTGTCAGAACCCCGGCTGAAAATCTTGGACAAGGGTTGACCGAGGCGGGACTCGGCTGCCCGGACATCCCCCTGACCCTTGCCCAGCACCGAGACTACATTAAATATTTCGAACAGGCCGGGATCAAAGTTACCGTGCTTCCTGCGGTTG encodes the following:
- a CDS encoding peptidylprolyl isomerase, with protein sequence MAKASARHLLVSDEQTCLDLKKQIQDGADFGELAKKHSSCPSGQQGGNLGEFRPGQMVPEFDTVVFNEAVGEVHGPVKTQFGYHLLIIDSRED
- a CDS encoding leucyl aminopeptidase → MEFSIVNEPASAWSADAVIFFAFKGADEYLSGFSSWMAAEADWVAGSPALGDFSGELGGSAVVYGSGTSVQRVLLVGLGEEKEFGVEQFLQAVGSAMHKCRELKFRTVGVPLVAFEGLGLEDKLQHFVIAVMEGLYSFDQFKSKKDETKDLPETIRFLTEEEPPGHLDEMLSRGLAIGQGLIYARDLVNLPPNVATPVYLADEAKKMAKQFGFKFKAMKRKEIIDKGMGAYASVFRGSNEEPRMITLEYCPKDREGQKPLVLIGKGVTFDTGGISLKPTGFIEDMKCDMAGAAAILGFFRAIGEIKPDLPIVGILPCADNMPDANATRPGEVVTSFSGKTIEILNTDAEGRLLLCDAIAYSAQYEPAAIIDLATLTGGCIVAFGWNVAAVMDNSSLMQNLVIDAGMSVGERFWPMPLWDIYKEELKSEVADLKNVGSREGMTIHAGMFLKEFVPEDTPWAHLDIAGPAWRKKKTPAGSAGGTGFGVRTLVEIAERIDLEDM
- a CDS encoding ABC transporter substrate-binding protein; the encoded protein is MCLRLAFCLLFMLILSPSAFAGDKTIKVGVLYNLTGEMAAIDRPGMQGMEMAKDIINSGGGILGRKLSLVISDCRSNLDSTAMAAEALAGQDDIVAVIGLNDTDYVMSAAPPVTANDVIFITAGATMQNLPYMYGKYFFMTAFGDNMQARAVAKFSKRRLNTSHSFVGTDISNEFTKTLSKYFKRRYRKYGGNVEEEVWYNSGTDEYPRPQNKSKDMDLIFISSIPPDAPKYITELRKAGFNQPIVSGDGFDTPCLRDIPEEYSHSIYFATHVAYDNPEPMVQEFVDSYTRMFGKEPESGFAALGYDTVMLLAQAIERAGVADPEKVRVALAETVGFKGVTGYFDYPEGVRVPMKTVDIVKYENGTFSFVEQISPN
- a CDS encoding STAS domain-containing protein; this encodes MDIKVRRHGDTVVVSMGGRVDAYGAGELDTTLKELLADENLACMAFDMAEVRYLSSAGIRFIVRTMKILRSRNGALAICGLCQYCRNVLDTAGMTRSLNIFPTRSEAMEFLQSVQWEHQALENWDRMESADSPIGSFRFVPGENSHSDLKVTGSLAEIFHSRVDEGHIFSRGFSQTEYSIGVGGLGDAAADYMKVLGSMLTIGGTMAWLPTDGHDLADFLVPRNDTGSVLIRTPFNLTLPGNFNEYIMFDSSEEGGTTLDRLYRGLFLLARRRRRDFKGVLGVAAWMQTSELLAGTMMRSPIREFAPENKRTITDPSNSEEWFKRDVLPRYRDVTCLTCGVGVDLSSDLSVYDQSGLYAAFYIDPATAGERGHILNNHAAVFEQARMPEKMVCLDKMVREVSSKAEFKDMRKLRDNTRVTRAFLGVSYIQRLVRDSSGWLGTEMPASRTIAEKRYREEADFPLVPEKREAEIHKFQRFLEAQQAKLSAQGK
- a CDS encoding 4Fe-4S binding protein, translated to MKKNFYFTDDFTEKYNGKLIPTKEAIKLLIAMMPGTWVSSGKDSPSAQRTFVLFESPCPDTEEKSPSLAEVCIFAERPSESFIAEKNLKNEREISEEEFVRILETKNAKGHVHYICFKKSSDGEFCAICNCCPGCCGPLKSGKSKVPLLVPSGYIAVVNPRKCIGCGQCMEYCPFGAMNLRNKRMRIDPERCMGCGVCTNKCRKDALRLARNKKHPEPFLTDKFKE
- a CDS encoding HD domain-containing phosphohydrolase gives rise to the protein MDNSELTLLVIDDEDFVRETICDYLSDSGFNTIDACDGQEGIEIFQREKPDAVLVDLNMPKVDGFGVLEYVKAESPDTPIIVVSGAGLIQDAIKAVRLGAWDFVTKPIVDLNILEHALGQGLERASLIKENRRYKEHLEAEVERRTKDLRHEIKVRREAQDALMAIQDEVIETQKEVILTLGEVVETRSNETANHVRRVAELAYILARRYGLSEEEADLLRLASPMHDVGKIGIPDTVLNKPGRLTPEEFEIIKTHTTIGHEILKHSERPIIKAAAIVAYEHHEWWNGQGYPRALAGEEIHIYGRIIGIVDVFDALGSERVYKKAWPIEEIIDYFEMGKGKHFDPHLTDLFFENLDEILELRRTFPDG
- a CDS encoding peptidylprolyl isomerase, producing the protein MSNPLVLMETPEGEVLIELFEKEAPKTVENFLRYVDEGFYEGTLFHRVINNFMIQGGGFDFSMKQKETHDPVENEADNGLKNELGTLAMARTMDPHSATAQFFINVKDNGFLDHTGKNPQGWGYCVFGKVVDGMEAVEKIKKVKTKSYGPMDDVPVDPISIISMKRFED
- a CDS encoding DUF401 family protein — protein: MDFLQSLLPLFKIIFVFVCMLAGIRLKLGVGLSILVGGGVLAVLTSMNMETVLKVSADALLDEKTIFLALIVALIMILSGLLEKTGQAGRIMNSMTGYLRSPRLRLVFFPALIGLLPMPGGAIFSAPMIQEAASGLDVSGKDKVIVNYWFRHVWELAWPLYPGMILASSLCGMTIFEFIGYTFPGFFACIGLGYLFYLRPSVLPIKEDGTGTYVSAGSRDIWVVLKEGLPLIVAIAGAFVFESVLSFFFPGIPFEMGIVLALLGAVFCSMFANAGSMVIIRGLLVEKRFLNMIFLIVCVFVFKDILGSCGVVDELARLAGGEAALIAAAVFVPFLVGFIAGITLAFVGAAMPLVVGLVQASGLQDQLPAWAVLCMFCGFSGIMASPLHICFLLTCEYFKVDMVAAWKKVVIPSLMLMMLGVAYFFVLM